One Setaria viridis chromosome 3, Setaria_viridis_v4.0, whole genome shotgun sequence DNA window includes the following coding sequences:
- the LOC117847627 gene encoding uncharacterized protein has protein sequence MGRENGMEHEQELPSSSSSLGYLMQCRICHEEEDEVCTTMESPCGCSGSLKYAHRGCVQRWCDEKGSTLCEICLQNFEPGYTMPPKKTPVVETAVTISEHEDMQYVESSESLIDDADYGACSDQVATWCRTLTIMFTIMLLVWHLVAVVMVEAADHCAFSLLTMYLLRAAGILLPFYIVMRLIRMVQRGQQQYWLQMLEDQRRNASTMNHMHGQEQQQLVMSIH, from the exons ATGGGAAGGGAGAACGGAATGGAACACGAACAGGAGCTGccttcatcgtcttcctccttgGGCTACCTGATGCAGTGCAGGATCTGccatgaggaggaggacgaggtgtGCACGACCATGGAGTCTCCATGTGGGTGCTCTGGTTCTCTCAAG TATGCTCACAGGGGATGTGTGCAGAGATGGTGTGATGAGAAGGGGAGCACCCTCTGTGAGATTTGCCTTCAG AATTTCGAGCCAGGCTACACCATGCCTCCAAAGAAAACTCCGGTGGTCGAAACGGCAGTCACCATCAG TGAACATGAGGACATGCAATATGTGGAATCTTCGGAGAGCTTGATTGACGATGCAGATTACGGCGCGTGCTCAGATCAAGTTGCCACATGGTGCCGGACACTGACAATTATG TTCACCATTATGCTGTTGGTGTGGCATCTGGTTGCAGTGGTGATGGTTGAAGCAGCAGATCACTGCGCGTTCAGTCTCCTGACA ATGTACTTGCTCCGTGCTGCTGGTATCTTGCTTCCATTCTACATTGTCATGCGGCTGATTCGCATGGTCCAGAGGGGGCAGCAGCAATATTGGTTGCAGATGCTGGAG GACCAAAGAAGAAATGCATCAACTATGAATCATATGCATGgccaagagcagcagcagctagtaaTGAGTATTCATTAA